Sequence from the Kribbella aluminosa genome:
AGTCGACTCGCTACCCAGGCGTCACCGACCGGTAATTTTCTGGTCGGTTGTCCAGCCCCGCACCCGGAGCTAGGTTCGCTGACGTGACCTCGCCCAGTGGTTCCACGGCGACGACTCCGATCGGCTCCCGGGCCGAGGCGGAGGGGTACGTCGCGATGGTCTGTTTCAAGCACGGTCCACCTCGGCTGTACGGCGTCGAGCTCGAGTGGACAGTGCATCACGCGGACGATCCGCACCGGCCGCTCGACGCCGGACAACTGAGTAAAGCCCTGGGCGAGCACGCCCCCGCGACCCTGGTCCGCGGCAGCCCGCAGCTGCCGTTGCGCCGCGGCGCTCTGGTCACCGTGGAGCCCGGTGGCCAGGTGGAGATCTCCGGTCCCGCGACCGACTCGATCCCACGGCTGATCGACGACACCGCCGCCGACGCCGACGAGCTCACCACATTGCTTCTGGACGCCGACCTGGTCCCGGGCGGCTACGGCCTGGACCCGTTCCGGGCACCCCGGCGGATCCTCGCGGTCCCGCGGTACGCCGCGATGGAACACGCGTTCCAGCGGCTCGGACCGCACGGCCCACGGATGATGTGCAGCACCGCCGGCCTGCAGATCTGCTTGGACGCCGGCGAGGCTGACCAGACCGCTCTCCGTTGGCGGGCCCTGCACGATCTCGGTCCCGCATTGGTCGCGTTGTTCGCCAACTCCCGCCGCCGCGACGGCTCCGACACGGGCTGGGCCTCGGCTCGTACACAGGCCACCTTCGGTACGTGCGCCCCGTTCACCGAGCCGCCACCGATCGACGGCGACCCGGCCGCCGCGTGGGCGCGGACCGCGATGGAGGCGCCGGTGCTGTGTCTGCGCCGCGGCGACACGTGGGACGCCCCGACCGGTCTCACGTTCGGTGCCTGGGCGGACGGACAGCTGCCCGGCGATCGGCCGACGTACGACGACCTCGACTACCACCTGTCCACGCTCTTCCCGCCGGTCCGGCCGCGCGGGTATCTCGAGGTGCGCTACCTCGACGCGCAGCGGGGGGACGGGTGGATCGCCCCGACCCTGCTGCTCACCGCACTCATGTCCGCGCCGCTCGACCAGGTCCTGGCCGCGGCTGAGCCCGCCGCCGGGCGCTGGTTCCCGGCCGCGCGGGAAGGCCTCAGGGACAGGTTGGTACTGCGTGCCGCGCGAGACGTGGTGGCACTCGGTGCCGCGGTCCTGGACCGGACCGGTGCGGATCCCGAACACACCGCTGCCGTCGCAACCCGGCTGCAGCGCATCGTCGACACCACCCAAGGAAGGCGAGCTTCATGAGTCACCAATTGTCCGACCTGTCGCCCGAAGGTCTGCGGGCCTTCGTGGGGGAGCAACTGGAACGGTCCCGGGCCAGGACCGTGCAGCTGACCGACGCGGTCGACACCGACGACCTGGTCAAGCAGCACTCCAAGCTGATGTCACCACTCGTCTGGGACTACGCACACGTCGGCAACCAGGAGGAGCTCTGGCTGGTCCGCGACGTCGGCGGCCGGGAGCCGCTGCGCCAGGACATCGACGAGCTGTACGACGCGTTCCAGCACCCGCGGGCGGACCGTCCCTCGTTGCCGCTGCTGGGTCCGGCGGAGACCCGCCTCTACGTGAACGAAGTACGGGACAAGGTGCTGGACGTCTTGGATCACGTGAAGTTCGACGCCGGGCGTGAGTTGGTGGACAACGCGTTCGCGTTCGGGATGATCACGCAGCACGAGCAGCAGCACGACGAGACGATGCTCGCGACACATCAGCTGCGGGCAGGTGTGCCGGTGCTGGACGCGCCGCCGCCTCCCGCCGGACGGGTCTTGCCGGCGGCGGAGGTGTTCGTGCCGGGCGGGGTGTTCGAGATGGGTACGTCGATCGAGCCGTGGGCGTTGGACAACGAGCGGCCGGCACACGCCGTACACGTGATGCCGTTCGCGATCGACACGGTGCCGGTGACGAACGGGGACTACCTGCGGTTCGTGCTCGGTGGTGGGTACGCGGATCCGCAGTGGTGGTCGGAGGCCGGGTGGGCGCTGGTGCAGCAGGCGTCGCTGGTCGCGCCGCGGTTCTGGTCGCAGGCTGACGGGGAGTGGTGGCGGCTGCGGTTCGGGCATTTGGAGCGGTTGCCGATGGACGAGCCGGTGATGCACGTCTGCTTCTACGAGGCGGAGGCGTACGCGAAGTGGGCCGGCAAGCGGCTGCCGACCGAGGAGGAGTGGGAGTTCGCGGCGCGGTTCGATCCCGCGTCCGGGCGGACGCGGCGGTTCCCGTGGGGTGACGAGTCGCCCGGCCTGCAGCACGCGAACCTCGGCCAGCGGCATCTCTCGCCCGCACCGGTCGGGGCGTATCCGGCCGGGGCGTCGCCGCTCGGGGTCGAGCAGTTGATCGGCGACCTGTGGGAGTGGACGTCGAGCGACTTCCGCCCGTACCCCGGGTTCCGCGCCTGGCCGTACGACGAGTACTCGCTGGTGTTCTTCGGCCCCGACCACAAGATCCTACGTGGCGGTTCGTTCGGTACGGACGAGGTCGTCGCCCGCGGCACGTTCCGCAACTGGGACTACCCGATCCGCCGCCAGATCTTCGCCGGCTTCCGCTGCGCCCGCGACCCGCACCCCGAAGAACTCCACCCCTGATGTGCCGTCACCTGGCCTACCTGGGCCCACCCATCACGCTGTCCTCCCTGATCCTCGACCCCACCCACTCCCTCTACGAACAAAGCTGGTCCCCCCACGACATGCGCGCCGGCGGCACCGTAAACGCCGACGCCTTCGGCCTCGCCTGGTACACGGAAAACCAGCTCACCAGGTACCGGCGGAATGTGCCGATCTGGACGGATGACAACCTTCCGGGGTTGCTCGGAGCTATTCGTTCGGGGGCGGTGGTTGCTGCCGTGCGGAACGGGACCGAGCGGATGCCGCACAGCGAGGCGGCGGTTGCGCCGTTCACGTCTGGGGACTGGGCGTTCAGCCACAACGGACGGGTCCCGGGCTACCCCGACTCGGCTGTGAAGCTGGCCGAGGAATTGCCGGCGCGCGACCTGCTGCAGCTGGACGCGCCGGTGGACTCGGCGTTGCTGTTCGCGCTGATCACCCACCGCCTGAGCGCGGGACCAGCTGAGGCGGTCGCGTCGGTCGTGCGTGACGTGGAAGCTGCCGCGCCGGACTCCCGCCTGAACCTGCTGCTGACGGACGGGCAGCAGGTGATCGCGACGGTGTGGACACACTCGCTCCACGTCCGCCGTACGACCGACTCCGTCACTGTCGCCTCCGAACCCTTCGGCGACGGCGACTGGACCGCAGTACCCGATCGTTCCCTGCTCGTGGCCACCGCCACGACCGTGCAGGTCACCCCGATGGAAGGACACCCGTGACCCTCATCGACGTACAGCTGACCCCGGACTACGCCGCGCGCGCCCTCCGCGACGACGTACGCGCGGGGTTGTCGGCGACGCCGAAGTGGTTGCCGCCGAAGTGGTTCTACGACGCGCGGGGGAGTGAGCTGTTCGAGCAGATCACCCGCCTGCCGGAGTACTACCCGACTCGTGCCGAGCGCGAGATCCTGCAGACCCGCGCCGCCGAGATCACGACCCTCACCAACGCCCACACGCTGGTCGAGCTCGGCTCCGGTTCCTCGGAGAAGACCCGCCTGCTGCTCGACGGGCTCCGCGACCACGGCACACTCACCAGTTTCGTACCGCTGGACGTCTCGGAGACGGCGCTCCGCGAGGCGTCCGGCGCGATCAACGCCGACTACCCGACCATCGACGTCCACGGTGTCGTCGGCGACTTCACCGCGCACCTCGACAAGCTGCCGGGCGACCCGCCCCGGCTGGTCGCGTTCCTCGGCGGCACGATCGGCAACCTGATCCCGGCCGAACGCGAGACGTTCTACCGCTCGATCCGCGACGTCCTCGAGCCCGGCGAATTCCTCCTCCTGGGGACCGACCTGGTGAAGGATCCCGCCACGCTGGTCGCGGCGTACGACGACGCGGCCGGCGTCACGGCCGAGTTCAACAAGAACGTGCTCCGGGTGATCAACCGCCAGCTCGGCGCGGACTTCGACGTCGACGCGTTCGAGCACGTGGCGATCTGGGACGAGGACAACGAGTGGATCGAGATGCACCTGCGCGCCACCCGCGCGATGCAGGTGCTGATCCCGGAGATCCACCTCGACGTGACGTTCGCCGCGGGCGAGGAGCTCAGTACGGAGATCTCCGCCAAGTTCCACCGCGCCGGAGTAGAAGCCGAGCTCGACAAAGCGGGCTTCACCCCGGCCGCGTGGTGGACCGACACCGCACACCGCTTCGCCCTCTCCCTCTGGCAAGCCCTCTGACCCGTAACGTCCGAAGATCCGAGGGCGTGCGCCCTCGGATCTTCGGACGTCAGCGGTGGAATCAGCCGCCTTGTTTGATGAGGGCGTTGATCTTGTCGACGTAGTTCGGGAGGTCGGTGATCGGCTTCTTGCCGCTCAGAATCGGCTGGTAGTTGGCCGTGGTCAGGTCACCGACCTGGCTGGCCCACTGGGTGGTGAACCGGACACCGACCGTCTTCTCCGCGGACAGGTCGGCCTTGACCGTGTCGACGACCGTCGGCTGCTGCGCCTTCGTGAGCGCGTCGAAGTAGCTCGCCTGCGCCGGCGTGTAGGCCGGCGGCGCGACCGGCGAGGCCGGTAGAACCGCGTCCCACACCTTGGTGTTGATGTACTCGAGCACCTTGAACGTCGCGTCCTGGTTCTTCGTGTACTGCGGCGTGCAGATCCCGACCGAGTCGTACAGCGTGGTCGGCGTCTGCACCTGCGGGAACGGCGCGAACCCGTACTTGATCTTCGGCTTGTCGGTCTGGAACCCGGCCGCCAGCCACTGCCCGCCGAACGTCATCGGCACCTTGCCGGCCGCGAACAGCGACTGCACGTTCGACGCGTCGTACCCGGGCGGTGCGACCGACCCGTTCTTGATCGCGGCGGCGAGCTTCTGCACGCCTTCCTGGTACTTGCCGTCGGCCTCGGCCTTCGTCGGGTGGTTCACGTTGTCGGTGAACGGCGCGCCGCCCGCGGACACGGAGTACATGCTCATCGTGAACGGACCGTCCGCGCTCGTCAGCTGGTCGGCGACCAGGCCGTACTTCGCCCCGTTCTTGTTCGCGAGCTTCGCGGCGTCGGCGTACATCTCGTCCCACGTCCAGCCGGCCTTCGGCAGCGGCAGGCCCGCGGCCGTGAACGCGTCGGCGTTGTACCAGACGCCGTACGTGTTCATCAGCGACGGCAGGCCGCCCATCTGGCCGTCGGCAGTCTTCCAGTTCTCCATCGCGGACGGGACGAAGTTGTCCGCCTTGAAGTCGCTGCTGCTGCTCTTGATCTTGTCCGCCCAGTTGACCAGCAGGCCCTGCGACGTGTACTGCTGCTCGGTGTCGTTACCGCACCAGAACAGGTCCGGCAGTTTCTTCGCCTGGGTGAGCGACGCGAGCTTGTCGCCGTACTGACCGCTCGGGGAGTCGAGTAACTGGACCTTGACGTTGTCGTCCTTGAAGCCCTCCAGCGCCTTCTTGATCGCGGCGTTGGTGTCGGTCGACTCCCAGGTCATCACGGTCACGGTGACCGGCCCGTTGCTCGAACCGCCCGAACCGGACCCGCCGCCGCAGGCCGTTGCCGCCAGCAACCCCGCGCACGCCAGCGCGGTGACGCCCAATGTCCTCTTCACAAGGAATCTCCTCTATTTCTGGTTCGTGCTGCCGAGAGCGCCGAGGCCCTGGATGAAGTAGCGCTGCGCGGCGAAGAAGATGATCAGCGGCGGCAGCATGTAGAGCAGGTTCGTGGCCATGTAGTAGCTCCAGTCCGGCGTCTTCCCGGCGAACGGCGAGATGAACGACGCCATCCCCACCGACAACGGCCACTTGCCGGACGAATACAGGTAGACCAGCGGATTCAGGTAGTCGTTCCAGGAGGCCTGGAACGCGAGGATCGCCATCGTCAGCCAGGCCGGCCGGGTCAACGGCAGCATCACGCTGACGAAGATCCGCAGGTGCCCGGCGCCGTCGATCTTCGCCGCTTCATCGATGGAATAGGGGATCGCGAGGAAGTACTGCCGGGCCAGGAAGATGAACAGCGGGTTCCCACCGAGGAACGCCGGCACGATCAGCGGCAACCAGGTGTCGTACCAGCCGATGCTCTTGTACATCTGGAACAACGGGATCAGGCCGACCACGCCCGGAAGCAGCATGCTGCCGACGAACAGGTAGAACCACACCTTGCGTCCCGGGAACCGCAGCCGGGCCAGCGCGTAGCCGGCCATCATCGCGGTCAGCACGCCGCCGATCACGCTCAGCGCGGTGATGATCAGCGAGTTCAGGAACAGCCGCGGGAAGTGGATCGCCTCCGGCCCCTTGATGAAGTTGCTCCAGGTCCACTCGTGCGGCAGCAGCTTCGGCGGGATGTCGAACACCGCGGTCTTGCTCTTCAGCCCGATCGTGATCATCCACAGCAGCGGGACGACCATCACGGCGCAGATGAACAGCGCGACGACGTACCACGACGTCGTACCGAGCACACGTGGTTTCTTCTTCGCGGGACGCGCGGCCTCTTCGGCGGGCGTCACCGGGGGAGCTTCAGTCGGAAGTGCTGTCACTGTACGTCCAGAGTGAGGAGAACTTCGCGGTCAGGGCGATCACGGCGATGATGATGACGAACAGCACCCACACCTGCGCGGACGCGTACCCCAGTTGCGGGATCCGGCCGAGCGTCGGGAAGCCGTTGCCGTAGATGCCGAGCATCAGCACGTTCGTACTGAACCCCGGACCACCGCCGGTCAGGATCTTCGGCTGGTTGAACGTCTGCAGCGCGGCCGTGGTCTGCAGGATCACCTGCAGCAGCATGATCGGGCTGATCATCGGCATCGTGATCCGGAAGAACACCGACCACGGGCCGGCGCCGTCCACCTTGGCGGCCTCGTACAGCTCGGTCGGCACCGACTGCAGCGCGGCAAGGAAGATGATCATGGTGCTGCCGACACCCCACAGCATCACCAGTACTACGGACGGCATCGCCATCTTGGGACTCTGCAACCACAGGCTTGTCGGCAGGCCGAGCCGGTCGAGGATCGTGTTCAGCAACCCGACCTGGGGATCGAGCATGAACTTCCACAGCGTGATCGTGGCGACCGCGGGCAGGACCACCGGCAGGTAGGCGAGCGTCCGGACCACCCGGACACCGGCGAACCGCTGGTTGCAGAACATCGCCAGCGCGAGGCCGATGATCAGCGACAACGGGACATAGAGCAACACCAGATAGCCGGTCGCCCGCAACGACGGCCAGAAGGCCGGGTCGGTGGTGAACAGTCTCCGGAAGTTGCCGAGGCCAATGAAGACCGGGTTCGTCAACCCGTTGTACTTCGTCAGCGCGAGATAGAACGATCGGATCAGCGGATATCCCACGAAAACGAGGAACCCGATCACCGCGGGAGCGATGAACAGGTACGCCGCCTTCACGTCGGAGCCGGCGTTGCGACTCATCCCACCGCGGCTCTTCCTCCGGGTGGTTCCGCCTGGAGTGGCACTACTCATCCGGCCTCCTGGACGGTAACGTTTCCAACGTCTTACTGTTGGGTGACGATGCCGTGTCCCGAAAAGGAAGTCAACCCCGTGCCCGAAACGTTTCCAACCAAGCCGGAGGTCGCTCGGCCGACGATGATCGACGTCGCCCGCCGGGCCGGCGTCGGGCTCGGCACGGTGTCGCGTGTCGTGAACGGCGGCCACGGCGTCCGGGACGAGACCGCGCAGCGGGTCCGGGCGGCGATCGACGCGCTCGGCTTCCAGCGCAACGAGGTGGCCCGCGCGCTCCGGCCGGGCAAGAAGTCGACCAGCCTGGCGCTGGTCCTCGGTGACCTGACCAACCCGTTCTACGCGAGTATCGCGAAGGCGTCGCTGGAGATCGCCGGGCAGTCCGGGTTCGCCGTCGTGCTGGGCAGTGTCGACGAGGACCCCGAGGGCGAGAAGCGCGCGATCCAGGAGCTGGTCAGCCGCCAGGTCGCGGGGCTGATGATCGTCCCCGACCAGGGCGACCACGCGTTCCTGGAGGGCGCCGGCGTACCGGTGGTGTTCGTCGACCGCCCGGCCACCGGGATCGAGGCCGACATCGTGATGGTCGACAACGAGGGCGGCGGCCGGATCGCGGCCGAACACCTGCTCAGCCAGGGACACGAGCGGATCGCGATCATCCTCGCGCCGTCGTACTACACGATCGGCCGCCGGTTGCGCGGCTTCCGGCGGGCGCACCGGGCGGCAGGGGTGGAGGTCGACGAGTCGCTGGTCATCCAGTTGCCGGAGGGCAACGCGGAGGCCGCGGAGAAGGCGACCCGCGAGGTGATGCTGCGGCCGGATCCGCCGACCGCGATCTTCGCCTCGACGAACTTCCTGGTCGAGGGCGTGCTGCGCGCGCTCGGTGAGCTGGACCAGGACCCGGCGGTGGTCGGGTTCGACGACTTCCGGCTCGCGGACATGCTGCCGACGCCGGTCACGGTCGTTGCCTCCGACATCGCCGAGCTCGGCCGCAGCGCCGCACGGCTGCTGCTCGACCGGGCCTCCGGCGCGGACACCCGGCCGCCGCAACGGATCGTGCTGCCGTGTGCGTTGATCGAGCGCGGGTCGGGGGAGCGCCCGCCTTCTGCTGTGAACAGAAAGGCTCAGTGATCCGCGACCCCGCTGGTTAGGGTCGCAGCGTGTACTACGAGTCCTTCGGCGCCGGCCCGCCCGATCTTCTTCCTCCCCAGCTGGGGCGGCGACGCCGGCGAGGCCCGCGACGTCCACGAACCGATCTTCCGGCAGCGCGAGGGCTGGCGCCGGATCTACGTGGACCCGCCCGGCACCGGGAAGTCGCCTGCCGACGCATCGATCACCGACCAGGACGGGATGCTCTCGTCCATCGCCGGGCTGATCACCTCGATTGCCGGTGACGAGTCATTCGCCCTCGCAGGTACCTCCGCCGGTGGCCTGCACGCCCGCGGCATCGTCAAGCGCGACCCGCCCCGCGTCCTGGGATTGTTGCTCCGGGCACCGGGTGTCGTCATCGACCGCTCCCGTCGCACGCTCCCGGCCGACGCGTACTTGTTGCCGTCCACAGCCCGCGATCGCCAGCACGAGTACTACGAAGCAGCCGAGGCAGGGGCGGATCTCGAGTTCCTCGGCCGGATCCAGCGCGACGTGTCGACGTACGGCCTGCGGGAAGATCCGTCGGTCCACTTCGACCGCCCGACCCTGATCGTCACCGGCCGCCAGGACACCATCGCCGGGTACGCCGACGCCTGGCCGCTGCTCGACGACTACCCGCGCGCGACGTACGCCGTACTGGATCAAGAGGACCACTTCCTCCCCGGCCCCGGCTCCGCGCTCTACCGGGCGCTCGTGGAGGACTGGCTGGACAGGGTCGAGCACCCGGACGCGTGAGGGGCGGAACGCGCGGCCGGGTGCTCGTGATCGGGGTGGGTCAGAAGTTCGGGTAGGCCCAGCCGAGGTAGCTGTTGAAGTACGGCAGCGCGCGCTTGCCGATCGCGCCGCTGACGCTGGTGGCCCAGAAGTTGCCGTCACCGGTCGCCACGCCGACGTGGCCGTACGGTGCGGCCAGGTCCCAGAAGACCAGGGCGCCCTTCGGCGGGTTCAGGTCTCCCTTGTGCGCGACCCCGCGGGCCACGGCGTCGTTCCAGTCGGCCTTGGCGGAGGCCCAGATCGCGGTCTTCCGTACGAGTTCTCCGCGGCCATCTCGCAGTACCCCTGGAAGGCCGTCGACCCGTTGCGGGCGGCGTACCACGCGATGGCGTTGTCGGCGCGCGGGTTGCTGGTGCACAGCGGTGCGATCAGGCCGCTGCTTCGGGTGTTGACGTAGGAGTCGGTGATGTATCCCTTGCCGGGGATGTGGTCCCAGACGAGGCTCCGTCCGTACTTGCCGGTGACGGGTTCGCCGTAGAGCTGGCAGTCGATCTCGACCGGTCCGTTGGGCTGGGTGCCGACCGAGCCGAAGCTGGTCGCGTTCCCGGACCGGATCGCGACGCCGGCGAGGAGGGCGGTGACGGCAACACGGGCGGTGATGCGCATGAGGCGGTACGCATGGTGTGTTCCCTTCCTTGAAGTTGTACTCGCAGGGAACCAAAACGCGCCGCTGTTGTCGGAGTGGGCAACGGAAACCAGTCACTGCGATTTGGTACTTTATGTAGATAAGTGACCGCGAGAGCGGAGAGTGCGCCGTGCGCCCAGCCCAGGCCCGGTACGTGATCGGAGCGCGTATGCGCGAGCTGCGCGAGGCCGCCGGAATGCCGCTGACCCGCGCCGCCGCCGAGTCGGGCTGGGACAAGGGACACCTGTCCCGCGTCGAGCGCGGCCACACCAAGCCGAGCCGCGAGCTGATCGAGTGGTACGACGACTCGTTC
This genomic interval carries:
- a CDS encoding glutamate-cysteine ligase family protein yields the protein MTSPSGSTATTPIGSRAEAEGYVAMVCFKHGPPRLYGVELEWTVHHADDPHRPLDAGQLSKALGEHAPATLVRGSPQLPLRRGALVTVEPGGQVEISGPATDSIPRLIDDTAADADELTTLLLDADLVPGGYGLDPFRAPRRILAVPRYAAMEHAFQRLGPHGPRMMCSTAGLQICLDAGEADQTALRWRALHDLGPALVALFANSRRRDGSDTGWASARTQATFGTCAPFTEPPPIDGDPAAAWARTAMEAPVLCLRRGDTWDAPTGLTFGAWADGQLPGDRPTYDDLDYHLSTLFPPVRPRGYLEVRYLDAQRGDGWIAPTLLLTALMSAPLDQVLAAAEPAAGRWFPAAREGLRDRLVLRAARDVVALGAAVLDRTGADPEHTAAVATRLQRIVDTTQGRRAS
- a CDS encoding LacI family DNA-binding transcriptional regulator encodes the protein MPETFPTKPEVARPTMIDVARRAGVGLGTVSRVVNGGHGVRDETAQRVRAAIDALGFQRNEVARALRPGKKSTSLALVLGDLTNPFYASIAKASLEIAGQSGFAVVLGSVDEDPEGEKRAIQELVSRQVAGLMIVPDQGDHAFLEGAGVPVVFVDRPATGIEADIVMVDNEGGGRIAAEHLLSQGHERIAIILAPSYYTIGRRLRGFRRAHRAAGVEVDESLVIQLPEGNAEAAEKATREVMLRPDPPTAIFASTNFLVEGVLRALGELDQDPAVVGFDDFRLADMLPTPVTVVASDIAELGRSAARLLLDRASGADTRPPQRIVLPCALIERGSGERPPSAVNRKAQ
- a CDS encoding ABC transporter substrate-binding protein, whose protein sequence is MKRTLGVTALACAGLLAATACGGGSGSGGSSNGPVTVTVMTWESTDTNAAIKKALEGFKDDNVKVQLLDSPSGQYGDKLASLTQAKKLPDLFWCGNDTEQQYTSQGLLVNWADKIKSSSSDFKADNFVPSAMENWKTADGQMGGLPSLMNTYGVWYNADAFTAAGLPLPKAGWTWDEMYADAAKLANKNGAKYGLVADQLTSADGPFTMSMYSVSAGGAPFTDNVNHPTKAEADGKYQEGVQKLAAAIKNGSVAPPGYDASNVQSLFAAGKVPMTFGGQWLAAGFQTDKPKIKYGFAPFPQVQTPTTLYDSVGICTPQYTKNQDATFKVLEYINTKVWDAVLPASPVAPPAYTPAQASYFDALTKAQQPTVVDTVKADLSAEKTVGVRFTTQWASQVGDLTTANYQPILSGKKPITDLPNYVDKINALIKQGG
- the egtD gene encoding L-histidine N(alpha)-methyltransferase encodes the protein MTLIDVQLTPDYAARALRDDVRAGLSATPKWLPPKWFYDARGSELFEQITRLPEYYPTRAEREILQTRAAEITTLTNAHTLVELGSGSSEKTRLLLDGLRDHGTLTSFVPLDVSETALREASGAINADYPTIDVHGVVGDFTAHLDKLPGDPPRLVAFLGGTIGNLIPAERETFYRSIRDVLEPGEFLLLGTDLVKDPATLVAAYDDAAGVTAEFNKNVLRVINRQLGADFDVDAFEHVAIWDEDNEWIEMHLRATRAMQVLIPEIHLDVTFAAGEELSTEISAKFHRAGVEAELDKAGFTPAAWWTDTAHRFALSLWQAL
- a CDS encoding carbohydrate ABC transporter permease; protein product: MSRNAGSDVKAAYLFIAPAVIGFLVFVGYPLIRSFYLALTKYNGLTNPVFIGLGNFRRLFTTDPAFWPSLRATGYLVLLYVPLSLIIGLALAMFCNQRFAGVRVVRTLAYLPVVLPAVATITLWKFMLDPQVGLLNTILDRLGLPTSLWLQSPKMAMPSVVLVMLWGVGSTMIIFLAALQSVPTELYEAAKVDGAGPWSVFFRITMPMISPIMLLQVILQTTAALQTFNQPKILTGGGPGFSTNVLMLGIYGNGFPTLGRIPQLGYASAQVWVLFVIIIAVIALTAKFSSLWTYSDSTSD
- the egtC gene encoding ergothioneine biosynthesis protein EgtC yields the protein MCRHLAYLGPPITLSSLILDPTHSLYEQSWSPHDMRAGGTVNADAFGLAWYTENQLTRYRRNVPIWTDDNLPGLLGAIRSGAVVAAVRNGTERMPHSEAAVAPFTSGDWAFSHNGRVPGYPDSAVKLAEELPARDLLQLDAPVDSALLFALITHRLSAGPAEAVASVVRDVEAAAPDSRLNLLLTDGQQVIATVWTHSLHVRRTTDSVTVASEPFGDGDWTAVPDRSLLVATATTVQVTPMEGHP
- a CDS encoding alpha/beta fold hydrolase, translating into MDPPGTGKSPADASITDQDGMLSSIAGLITSIAGDESFALAGTSAGGLHARGIVKRDPPRVLGLLLRAPGVVIDRSRRTLPADAYLLPSTARDRQHEYYEAAEAGADLEFLGRIQRDVSTYGLREDPSVHFDRPTLIVTGRQDTIAGYADAWPLLDDYPRATYAVLDQEDHFLPGPGSALYRALVEDWLDRVEHPDA
- a CDS encoding carbohydrate ABC transporter permease, with the translated sequence MTPAEEAARPAKKKPRVLGTTSWYVVALFICAVMVVPLLWMITIGLKSKTAVFDIPPKLLPHEWTWSNFIKGPEAIHFPRLFLNSLIITALSVIGGVLTAMMAGYALARLRFPGRKVWFYLFVGSMLLPGVVGLIPLFQMYKSIGWYDTWLPLIVPAFLGGNPLFIFLARQYFLAIPYSIDEAAKIDGAGHLRIFVSVMLPLTRPAWLTMAILAFQASWNDYLNPLVYLYSSGKWPLSVGMASFISPFAGKTPDWSYYMATNLLYMLPPLIIFFAAQRYFIQGLGALGSTNQK
- the egtB gene encoding ergothioneine biosynthesis protein EgtB, giving the protein MSHQLSDLSPEGLRAFVGEQLERSRARTVQLTDAVDTDDLVKQHSKLMSPLVWDYAHVGNQEELWLVRDVGGREPLRQDIDELYDAFQHPRADRPSLPLLGPAETRLYVNEVRDKVLDVLDHVKFDAGRELVDNAFAFGMITQHEQQHDETMLATHQLRAGVPVLDAPPPPAGRVLPAAEVFVPGGVFEMGTSIEPWALDNERPAHAVHVMPFAIDTVPVTNGDYLRFVLGGGYADPQWWSEAGWALVQQASLVAPRFWSQADGEWWRLRFGHLERLPMDEPVMHVCFYEAEAYAKWAGKRLPTEEEWEFAARFDPASGRTRRFPWGDESPGLQHANLGQRHLSPAPVGAYPAGASPLGVEQLIGDLWEWTSSDFRPYPGFRAWPYDEYSLVFFGPDHKILRGGSFGTDEVVARGTFRNWDYPIRRQIFAGFRCARDPHPEELHP